One window from the genome of Halictus rubicundus isolate RS-2024b chromosome 7, iyHalRubi1_principal, whole genome shotgun sequence encodes:
- the Rpi1 gene encoding RNA polymerase I subunit RpI1, with translation MVLNKYRPSRLTPKHLDPNCLMFSMFTANDIRNLSVTKIRTPLSFNILGHPLKGGLYDPSLGPLLESSDPCGTCGCNVFKCVGHFGHIELPVPVVNPLFHKGLCMLIKLSCLECYVLQIPPHVKLLLQAKLKLLQDGYLSDMEGLEQEVSLLVADCNNPYDIDLQLIQDVIDGYIERLVNRSRFNQSIVQYSKLQLNTKNINTQWHMYVENVLKQYTTPKICINCKKVIPKITSLKNKIMTVKMSDSAVEGAPSSEVIHRFDTVMVMPNQTKEYLRNLWQNEKDFLKVIIPCFGMVDIEYPTDIFFFEVIPVLPPIVRPVNFVNGQMIEHPQSQVYKSIIQDCLVLRNIIQTIQDGDTNQLPEEGKLVFEQIKGNTAIEKLHNGWQSLQVNVDHLMDRDMNKTADSANCQGLKQVIEKKEGVIRMHMMGKRVNFAARSVITPDPNLNIDEIGIPETFALKLTYPTPVTPWNVVYLRQLVLNGPDVYPGAVMIEHEDGSVQRISSANATQREALAKRLLTTSDKANKFFRGIKIIHRHLQNGDILLLNRQPTLHKPSIMAHKARILKGEKTLRLHYANCKAYNADFDGDEMNAHFPQNELARSEGYNIASVPNQYLVPKDGTPLSGLIQDHMVSGVRLTVRGTFFNKQDYMQLVYAALSTIQGNIILLPPSIIKPVPLWSGKQIVSTVIINIIPSNQARINLQSNAKINAKEWQTAKPRSWKCGVEFSDPKTMSEAEVVIRNGELLSGILDKTHYGATPFGLIHCVFELYGGACSTKLLSALGKLFQAALQRNGFTLGIEDILLVMKADTKRKEIILKCRQIGEDVQKSVLELPEDTPMDEITAKMEESYWSNPKFRALVDRKYKSALDVYTNDINKTCLPAGLLKKFPDNNLQLMVQSGAKGSTVNTMQISCLLGQIELEGKRPPLMISGKSLPSFPAYDPTPRAGGFIDGRFMTGIKPQEFFFHCMAGREGLIDTAVKTSRSGYLQRCLIKHLEGLVINYDSTVRDSDGSLVQIYYGEDGLDIPGSRFLRKEQIDFLVDNKHAILNEEIVKNLKEDSDTSKILKLTKKIKKWESKNGNALQKRRISPFAKFSTQDFKIKPSKYTEIDENNGRTKAALSLMRKWIRASEEEKQAIYTQCTRCPDPVTSYYRQDIDFGVLSEQLEHLIDEYIANKSVNSLIRKSDLRDLMSMKIMKIVCPPGEPVGLLAAQSIGEPSTQMTLNTFHFAGRGEMNVTLGIPRLREILMMASKNIKTPSMEIPFKKSLKNVTKRANKLSLKLTKCILSNVLNDITISRKMEKWPDRRLVCTMTINYLPHKSYKGEFCVQPHEILKKTEEIFFKELFKEIKKVANVTGALLHVEEEKKSTHDDDAMLDQREPDRRSEFSMKARTSLGELHESSDEDEAAEDADATLARSISRHRENQEYEDPEEEEIDDVNEKEDDATENDNEKSKHTEEQQNIDEDEDINNDKSESFASQIYNTQRRKDVVNMYYHVVQYDYDEDKYSWCKLTFWLPLKMIKLDLPTIIRNVANKAVLWEVPCIKRAFTFQNTSGETLLKTDGINIIEMFKYDKILNLNKLYSNDIYGISQTYGIEAANRVIVKEVKDVFKVYGITVDSRHLSLIADYMTFDGRFQPLSRKGMEDSASPLQQMSFESSLNFLKYATLQGKRDNLVSPSSRLMLGQPCNSGTGACSLLLKIQKQPEVTLSVGA, from the exons ATGGTTCTAAATAAATATCGGCCGTCACGGTTAACTCCAAAACATTTGGATCCAAATTGCTTAATGTTTTCTATGTTTACCGCAAATGACATACGAAATTTAAGTGTTACTAAAATAAGGACACCATTATCGTTCAATATATTGGGACACCCATTGAAAGGAGGATTATATGATCCATCATTAG gtCCACTTCTAGAAAGTTCTGATCCATGTGGAACATGCGGATGTAATGTATTCAAATGTGTAGGTCATTTTGGCCATATAGAACTACCAGTCCCCGTTGTAAATCCTTTATTTCATAAAGGATTATGTATGCTGATTAAGCTATCATGTTTGGAATGTTACGTTCTACAAATTCCACCGCATGTGAAGTTACTGCTCCAAGCAAAACTGAAATTACTTCAAGATGGATATCTCAGCGATATGGAAGGGTTGGAGCAGGAAGTCTCGTTGCTTGTTGCAGATTGTAACAACCCTTATGATATTGATTTGCAACTAATACAAGATGTTATTGATGGTTACATAGAAAGACTTGTCAATCGAAGTAGGTTCAATCAGAGTATTGTTCAGTATAGCAAACTGCAATTAAACACAAAGAATATTAACACACAATGGCATATGTATGTTGAAAATGTTCTCAAGCAATACACAACaccaaaaatttgtataaattgcaAAAAAGTTATACCAAAAATTACGagtttaaagaataaaattatgACTGTTAAAATGTCTGACAGTGCTGTCGAAGGAGCACCATCAAGTGAAGTTATTCACAGATTTGATACGGTAATGGTAATGCCAAATCAGACCAAAGAATATCTTAGAAACCTCTGGCAAAATGAAAAAGATTTTCTCAAAGTAATTATTCCCTGCTTTGGAATGGTAGACATCGAATATCCCACCGACATATTTTTCTTCGAAGTAATACCAGTTTTACCACCTATAGTTCGACCAGTCAATTTTGTTAACGGTCAAATGATAGAACATCCACAGTCTCAAGTCTACAAAAGTATTATCCAAGATTGTCTGGTCCTTAGGAATATTATTCAAACAATTCAAGATGGAGATACAAATCAATTACCAGAAGAGGGCAAGCTCGTTTTTGAGCAAATAAAAGGTAACACAGCAATAGAAAAATTGCACAATGGTTGGCAAAGTTTGCAAGTAAATGTAGATCACTTAATGGACCGCGATATGAATAAAACAGCAGACTCCGCTAACTGTCAGGGTCTGAAACAAGTGATAGAAAAGAAGGAAGGGGTTATTAGAATGCATATGATGGGTAAACGAGTCAACTTTGCTGCTCGTTCAGTCATCACACCCGACCCCAACTTAAATATAGATGAAATCGGGATTCCTGAAACTTTTGCATTGAAATTAACGTATCCAACTCCCGTTACGCCTTGGAATGTTGTATATCTACGACAATTAGTTTTAAACGGTCCCGATGTTTATCCTGGTGCAGTAATGATTGAACATGAAGATGGAAGTGTACAACGAATCTCTTCTGCGAATGCTACTCAACGAGAAGCATTGGCAAAACGTCTTTTAACAACTAGTGACAAAGCAAACAAATTCTTTCGAGGTATTAAGATTATACATAGGCATTTACAGAACGGAGATATTTTGTTGCTGAATCGTCAGCCAACTTTACATAAACCTAGTATAATGGCTCATAAGGCGCGTATTTTAAAAGGAGAGAAAACTTTGCGCCTTCACTATGCGAATTGCAAGGCGTACAACGCCGATTTTGATGGTGACGAAATGAACGCACATTTTCCACAAAATGAACTTGCTAGAAGTGAAGGATATAACATAGCGAGTGTGCCTAATCAGTATCTTGTTCCAAAGGATGGTACTCCACTAAGTGGCCTTATTCAAGATCATATGGTGTCTGGCGTACGTTTAACAGTAAGAGGAACATTCTTTAACAAGCAAGATTACATGCAGCTAGTTTACGCTGCTCTGTCAACAATTCAGGGAAATATCATTCTTCTTCCTCCTAGTATCATAAAACCTGTACCATTATGGTCTGGAAAACAAATTGTGTCcactgtaattattaatatcATTCCATCGAATCAGGCACGCATTAATTTACAATCAAATGCTAAGATCAATGCGAAAGAGTGGCAAACTGCGAAACCGCGATCTTGGAAATGTGGTGTTGAGTTTTCTGATCCAAAAACGATGTCGGAAGCGGAAGTCGTTATACGAAACGGGGAATTGTTAAGCGGTATACTCGATAAAACGCATTATGGTGCCACTCCATTTGGACTTATACACTGTGTATTCGAGTTATATGGTGGAGCATGCTCTACAAAATTGCTGAGCGCCTTAGGTAAATTATTCCAAGCTGCCTTACAAAGAAATGGGTTCACACTTGGCATTGAGGATATCTTACTGGTAATGAAAGCAGATACGAAACGTAAAGAAATCATTTTGAAGTGTAGACAGATTGGAGAAGATGTCCAAAAATCTGTGCTAGAATTACCCGAGGATACTCCAATGGATGAGATTACAGCTAAAATGGAGGAGTCTTATTGGAGTAATCCTAAATTCCGTGCACTGGTTGACAGAAAATACAAAAGTGCATTAGATGTTTATACTAACGATATAAATAAAACGTGCTTACCAGCTGGTCTTTTAAAGAAATTTCCAGATAATAATTTGCAATTAATGGTACAATCTGGTGCCAAAGGTTCGACCGTGAACACTATGCAGATATCGTGTTTGTTGGGGCAAATTGAATTGGAAGGGAAAAGGCCACCTTTAATGATAAGCGGGAAAAGTCTTCCAAGTTTTCCAGCTTACGACCCAACACCAAGAGCAGGCGGTTTCATTGACGGTCGATTCATGACAGGCATAAAACCGCAGGAGTTTTTCTTTCATTGCATGGCAGGTCGCGAAGGTCTTATTGATACAGCTGTGAAAACCAGTAGATCAGGATATCTGCAACGATGTCTTATTAAACATCTTGAAGGATTAGTTATTAACTACGATTCAACAGTACGCGATTCAGATGGCAGTTTAGTACAAATTTATTACGGAGAGGACGGACTTGACATACCAGGCTCAAGATTTTTAAGGAAAGAACAAATTGACTTTTTAGTAGATAACAAACACGCTATTCTTAACGAAGAGATAGTTAAAAACTTGAAAGAAGATTCTGACACTagcaaaattttgaaattaacaaagaaaattaagaAATGGGAAAGTAAAAATGGAAACGCATTGCAAAAAAGGAGAATCAGTCCTTTCGCAAAATTTTCTACACAAGACTTTAAGATTAAGCCATCAAAATATACAGAAATCGATGAAAATAACGGAAGAACTAAAGCTGCTCTTTCGCTTATGAGAAAATGGATAAGAGCCTCGGAGGAAGAAAAACAAGCTATTTATACACAATGTACCAGGTGTCCTGACCCAGTAACATCATACTATAGACAAGACATTGATTTTGGTGTACTTTCTGAACAGTTAGAGCATTTAATAGACGAATATATTGCTAATAAATCTGTAAATTCTCTAATAAGAAAAAGCGATTTGAGAGATCTCATGTcaatgaaaataatgaaaattgtgtGTCCACCTGGTGAACCAGTAGGTTTATTAGCGGCACAGTCGATTGGAGAGCCGTCGACTCAGATGACTTTAAACACATTCCACTTTGCTGGTCGTGGTGAGATGAATGTTACTTTGGGTATACCTAGATTACGTGAAATACTTATGATGGcatctaaaaatattaaaacaccTAGTATGGAAATTCcttttaaaaaaagtttgaaaaatgtaacaaaGCGAGCAAACAAATTAAGTCTAAAGTTGACCAAATGTATTTTATCGAATGTATTAAACGATATTACGATAAGtaggaaaatggaaaaatggCCAGATAGACGATTAGTATGTACTATGACTATAAATTATTTGCCACACAAGTCCTACAAAGGAGAATTTTGTGTTCAACCACACGAGATATTAAAGAAGacagaagaaatattttttaaggaaTTGTTCAAAGAAATCAAAAAAGTTGCCAATGTAACAGGTGCTTTGTTACACGTTGAAGAGGAAAAGAAATCTACGCACGACGATGATGCTATGTTGGATCAACGTGAACCGGATAGAAGGTCAGAGTTTTCAATGAAAGCACGAACAAGCTTAGGGGAATTGCATGAATCCTCGGATGAGGATGAGGCGGCGGAAGACGCGGATGCAACCTTGGCACGATCGATTTCTCGACATAGAGAAAATCAAGAGTACGAAGACCCGGAGGAAGAGGAAATAGATGATGTAAATGAAAAAGAAGATGATGCTACTGAAAATGACAATGAAAAATCGAAACATACAGAAGAGCAGCAAAATATAGACGAGGATGAAGATATTAACAACGACAAATCAGAATCTTTTGCAAGTCAAATATATAATACACAAAGAAGAAAAGATGTAGTAAACATGTATTATCATGTGGTACAGTATGATTATGACGAAGACAAATATTCATGGTGCAAATTAACATTTTGG ctACCCCTCAAGATGATAAAATTGGATTTACCAACAATCATCAGAAACGTTGCAAACAAAGCCGTTTTATGGGAAGTACCATGTATAAAACGTGcttttacatttcaaaataccaGTGGTGAGACTCTTCTCAAAACGGATGGCATAAACATAATA GAAATGTttaaatatgacaaaatattaaatttgaataaattgtATTCTAATGACATTTACGGTATTTCTCAAACTTACGGTATTGAAGCTGCTAATAGAGTTATTGTTAAAGAAGTGAAAGATGTATTCAAAGTATATGGTATCACAGTCGATTCTCGTCATTTGTCACTAATAGCGGACTACATGACATTTGATGGCAGATTTCAACCTCTTAGCCGAAAAGGAATGGAAGATTCTGCGTCTCCTTTGCAACAAATGAGCTTTGAAAGTTCTCTCAACTTCTTAAAATACGCCACATTACAAG GAAAACGAGATAATTTGGTGTCTCCTTCTAGTCGTCTAATGTTAGGCCAGCCTTGTAACTCTGGAACCGGAGCCTGCTCAttgttattaaaaatacaaaaacaacCAGAAGTTACTTTATCAGTAGGGGCATAA